One segment of Chryseobacterium turcicum DNA contains the following:
- a CDS encoding MFS transporter, with translation MFDKRILPLAIGGLAIGTTEFTIMGLLPDIAQTLKITIPQAGHLIAAYALGVVIGAPILIGYSVKFPPKKVLLVLMVIFTIFNALSAIAPDYNSMLIIRFLSGLPHGAFFGVGTVVASRMAGKGKEALYISLMFTGLTVANLAMVPLVTYIGHAFHWRWYFAIVGVIGIATLLALKLWLPAMEKKEDSHFLEELKFLKGKQSWLVLMITAIGFGGLFTWFSYITPLMTVVSKIESSYMAYVMILAGAGMVVGNLAGGFLSDKLGPEKTCSLLLFLMMISLAGVFFLSHYQNVSLVLTFICGALSMSVAAPINIMMMKAAPKSEMMAAAFMQAAFNIANAMGAFFGGIPLEHGLPYNYPSLVGVGMTLIGLIISLIYFYLYRLPNVKEKEIAVECATCDQ, from the coding sequence ATGTTTGATAAAAGAATTTTGCCTTTGGCAATCGGTGGTTTGGCAATCGGAACTACAGAATTTACGATTATGGGATTGCTTCCCGACATTGCACAAACACTGAAGATTACCATTCCGCAAGCTGGGCATTTAATTGCAGCGTATGCTTTGGGAGTTGTAATTGGAGCACCCATTTTAATAGGTTATTCTGTAAAGTTTCCACCCAAAAAAGTATTGCTTGTTTTGATGGTAATTTTCACCATTTTTAATGCATTATCTGCTATTGCTCCAGATTATAACTCGATGTTGATTATCAGATTTTTGTCGGGTTTACCACATGGTGCATTTTTCGGAGTCGGAACCGTAGTCGCATCAAGAATGGCAGGAAAAGGAAAAGAGGCATTGTATATCTCGTTAATGTTTACCGGATTAACGGTTGCCAATTTGGCGATGGTTCCTTTGGTTACATATATTGGGCATGCATTTCACTGGCGCTGGTATTTTGCAATTGTAGGTGTGATTGGTATTGCCACTTTATTGGCTTTAAAACTTTGGCTTCCTGCAATGGAAAAAAAAGAAGACAGTCATTTTCTGGAAGAATTGAAATTTTTGAAAGGAAAACAGTCGTGGTTGGTTTTAATGATTACGGCAATAGGTTTCGGAGGTTTGTTTACTTGGTTTAGTTATATCACGCCATTAATGACAGTCGTTTCAAAAATTGAAAGCAGCTATATGGCTTATGTGATGATTCTTGCAGGCGCAGGAATGGTCGTTGGAAATTTAGCGGGAGGTTTTCTTTCAGATAAATTAGGTCCTGAAAAAACCTGTTCGTTGCTATTGTTTCTAATGATGATTTCATTAGCGGGAGTATTCTTTCTTTCTCATTATCAAAATGTTTCATTAGTTTTAACGTTCATTTGTGGAGCCTTGTCGATGTCTGTAGCAGCACCTATTAACATTATGATGATGAAAGCAGCACCAAAAAGTGAAATGATGGCCGCCGCTTTTATGCAGGCCGCATTTAATATCGCAAATGCCATGGGAGCATTCTTCGGAGGAATTCCGTTAGAACACGGCTTGCCTTATAATTACCCTTCACTTGTAGGAGTCGGAATGACGCTTATTGGATTGATTATTAGTCTAATTTATTTTTATCTCTATAGATTACCCAATGTAAAAGAAAAAGAAATAGCGGTAGAATGTGCTACCTGTGACCAATAA
- a CDS encoding AraC family transcriptional regulator, translating to MKIQKEIIDFEDGKSFKIFEPSMKHCFFWHYHPEIELVYVEALNGIRHVGKNISGFMESDLLLVGSNVPHLNFDYGIKTEYKQVVLQFKENFLQEMILPVPEFDDIKKLLDRSYLGLSFFGETKKIVAKKLHLIKEKKPFESLIALIEVLQILSQSTEVIELNKEDTRVKWFLNDKIRMGTIYDYINENYDKNPNVNIIAEMVSLSTPAFCRYFKKQTNMTFTDFVNNYRINQAKMLLLQNLGITEVCFQVGFESVSYFNKLFKKYIGETPTAFKKKHLSKIEN from the coding sequence ATGAAAATACAGAAAGAAATCATTGATTTTGAAGATGGTAAGTCTTTTAAAATTTTTGAGCCTTCGATGAAACATTGTTTTTTCTGGCATTATCATCCTGAAATAGAATTGGTTTATGTAGAAGCCTTGAACGGGATTCGTCATGTCGGAAAAAATATTTCTGGTTTTATGGAAAGTGACCTCCTTTTGGTAGGTTCTAATGTTCCGCATCTTAATTTTGATTACGGAATAAAAACTGAATATAAACAGGTTGTTCTACAGTTTAAAGAAAACTTTTTGCAGGAAATGATTCTTCCTGTTCCTGAATTTGATGATATTAAAAAGCTTTTAGACCGTTCGTATTTAGGATTATCATTTTTTGGAGAAACAAAAAAAATAGTCGCAAAAAAGCTTCATTTAATTAAAGAAAAAAAGCCTTTCGAATCACTTATTGCTTTGATAGAAGTTTTGCAGATACTCTCACAGTCTACCGAAGTTATTGAGCTCAACAAAGAAGACACGCGTGTAAAATGGTTTTTAAATGATAAAATAAGAATGGGGACTATTTATGATTATATCAATGAAAACTATGACAAAAATCCCAATGTGAATATTATTGCTGAAATGGTGAGTTTGAGTACACCGGCCTTTTGCCGATATTTTAAAAAACAAACTAATATGACGTTTACCGATTTTGTGAATAATTACAGAATCAATCAGGCGAAGATGTTACTGTTACAGAATTTGGGCATTACCGAAGTTTGTTTTCAGGTTGGTTTTGAAAGTGTTTCTTATTTTAATAAATTATTCAAAAAGTATATAGGAGAAACACCGACAGCTTTTAAGAAAAAACATTTGAGTAAGATTGAAAATTAA
- a CDS encoding SIMPL domain-containing protein (The SIMPL domain is named for its presence in mouse protein SIMPL (signalling molecule that associates with mouse pelle-like kinase). Bacterial member BP26, from Brucella, was shown to assemble into a channel-like structure, while YggE from E. coli has been associated with resistance to oxidative stress.): protein MKNNLNSSKASVLALLSLLFFSISVKAQMSGNQVYRERNSYNEISTYYPESKHFYATDSTLTINASILLNQKADHFKITLGLNEEAETTKKAIENINLRIANFLKRLSSLGIKKEDVYVDFISQTKVYDFDIEADKKLVSQKIKGFEIKKNMIINTNDHAKIEKIIYEASDFQIYDIIKIDYINTNIEQIHQNLMKEAYAIVNRKKDDYLGKFKHELIGTPIANSNFSYVFPKTQYQQYTAYESSDFDVVRGNYNNDYYIKKLERKGKTFYYEGIKYSGYDKVINDENPEIGIQYMVNLSVKYDFKKNR from the coding sequence ATGAAAAACAATTTAAACTCAAGCAAAGCGTCAGTTTTAGCTTTACTTTCATTATTATTTTTTTCCATTTCTGTAAAAGCTCAAATGTCGGGAAACCAAGTTTACAGAGAACGAAATTCTTACAACGAAATATCTACTTATTATCCTGAATCTAAACATTTTTACGCCACCGATTCTACATTAACAATTAATGCGAGTATTTTGCTCAATCAGAAAGCAGACCATTTTAAAATTACTTTAGGATTAAACGAAGAAGCAGAAACAACAAAAAAAGCCATTGAAAACATCAACTTAAGAATAGCGAATTTCCTGAAAAGGCTTAGCTCATTAGGAATCAAAAAAGAAGATGTTTATGTCGATTTTATTTCCCAGACAAAAGTTTATGATTTTGATATTGAAGCCGATAAAAAGCTGGTCAGTCAAAAAATTAAAGGATTTGAAATCAAAAAAAATATGATCATCAATACAAATGATCACGCAAAAATTGAAAAAATAATCTATGAAGCTTCTGATTTTCAAATTTATGACATCATCAAAATAGATTATATCAACACCAATATCGAGCAGATTCATCAAAACCTGATGAAAGAAGCGTATGCAATTGTCAACAGAAAGAAAGACGATTATTTAGGGAAATTCAAACATGAATTGATTGGAACTCCGATTGCCAATTCTAATTTCTCTTATGTATTTCCAAAAACTCAATACCAACAATATACCGCTTATGAAAGTTCAGATTTTGATGTGGTAAGAGGAAATTACAACAATGATTATTATATCAAAAAGCTGGAAAGAAAAGGGAAGACCTTCTATTATGAAGGCATAAAATATTCCGGTTACGATAAGGTAATTAACGATGAAAATCCTGAAATAGGAATTCAGTATATGGTAAATCTGAGCGTAAAGTATGACTTCAAGAAAAATAGATAA
- a CDS encoding DUF4139 domain-containing protein → MRHSILILIFMVSFFKSQEIKKEIDVKQATVFLQGAKVFGSTNVTLQKGSNTVKIINLPNDLDENTYKINLEKNTTLLSITPQSNYLKNDELSDVEKKLDDERKIFQRQVNLLNIQIKNLTGEQNIINDNLKVSTNDKSTPQEQLIKLTEFYRKRMLEIDNQTFLLNEQKSVLDESIAKINKQVSEEQTHKTQNRKELLLEILAENEMNLNLGISYIVSNAGWIPSYDLRALSTKKPLEIVYKGKIYQKTGQDWNNVKLFVSTYRPSYNQNRPILSPLYVAEYKAYNNEDAKVGYMQKAKAEMSNSYQMRAEVAAPSQIPVASVSDNQMNVLYELNYNQTILSQEKEQYVILDKKNVESTYKYHTVPKLNNQVFLMAFVKNWQNLNLISGEANIYFEDNYIGKTSITSNYVKNEFPISLGVDERIVVKRLKIEDKTTEKTLSSNRIQTESFEISIRNNTKENIELEILDQLPISQHDKISVKTLNIGDGSYDDKTGSILWNRKISSGASEKISFSYELKYPKDMQIQYYSR, encoded by the coding sequence ATGCGACATTCTATTTTAATACTCATTTTTATGGTTTCGTTTTTTAAATCTCAGGAAATAAAAAAAGAAATCGATGTGAAACAAGCCACTGTATTTCTACAGGGTGCAAAAGTTTTCGGAAGCACAAACGTTACCCTTCAAAAAGGAAGTAACACCGTAAAAATCATCAATCTGCCGAATGATTTGGATGAAAATACGTATAAAATCAATTTAGAGAAAAACACAACGCTTCTTTCTATTACTCCCCAAAGTAATTATCTTAAAAATGATGAATTGTCTGACGTTGAAAAAAAACTGGATGATGAAAGAAAAATATTTCAGAGACAGGTCAATTTATTAAATATTCAAATCAAGAATTTGACGGGCGAACAAAATATTATTAATGATAATCTTAAAGTTTCCACCAATGATAAATCTACTCCGCAGGAACAGCTGATAAAACTGACTGAATTTTACAGAAAAAGAATGCTGGAAATAGATAATCAGACTTTTCTTTTAAACGAACAAAAATCTGTTTTGGATGAAAGTATTGCTAAAATCAACAAGCAGGTTTCTGAAGAGCAAACGCATAAAACACAAAACAGAAAAGAACTTTTACTTGAAATTCTTGCTGAAAATGAAATGAATCTTAATCTTGGAATTAGCTATATTGTTTCTAATGCAGGTTGGATTCCGTCTTATGATTTAAGAGCTTTGTCTACCAAAAAACCTTTAGAAATTGTCTACAAAGGAAAAATTTACCAAAAAACTGGACAAGACTGGAATAATGTAAAACTTTTCGTTTCCACCTACAGACCTTCTTACAACCAGAACCGACCTATTTTATCACCATTGTATGTCGCTGAATACAAAGCTTATAATAATGAAGATGCGAAAGTAGGATACATGCAAAAAGCCAAAGCTGAAATGTCTAACTCTTACCAAATGCGTGCTGAGGTTGCTGCGCCAAGTCAGATTCCGGTGGCAAGTGTTTCAGATAATCAGATGAATGTTTTGTATGAATTGAATTATAATCAAACCATTCTCAGTCAGGAAAAAGAACAGTATGTGATTTTGGATAAGAAAAATGTAGAATCTACTTACAAATATCACACGGTTCCAAAACTTAATAATCAGGTTTTCTTAATGGCTTTTGTGAAAAACTGGCAGAATTTAAATCTAATTTCAGGCGAAGCAAATATTTATTTTGAAGATAATTACATCGGAAAAACGAGCATTACAAGCAATTATGTAAAAAATGAATTCCCTATTTCTCTTGGAGTTGATGAAAGAATTGTGGTAAAACGTCTAAAAATTGAAGATAAAACAACAGAGAAGACATTGAGTTCAAACCGTATTCAAACCGAATCTTTTGAAATCAGCATCAGAAACAATACCAAAGAAAATATCGAGCTTGAAATTCTAGACCAGCTTCCTATTAGTCAGCATGATAAAATTTCAGTTAAAACATTAAACATTGGCGACGGAAGTTATGACGATAAAACCGGAAGCATTCTGTGGAACAGAAAAATATCCAGCGGTGCTTCAGAAAAAATCAGTTTTTCTTATGAGTTGAAATATCCAAAAGATATGCAGATTCAGTATTATAGTAGGTAA
- a CDS encoding SIMPL domain-containing protein, giving the protein MKLRHLLLVGIFAAGSLMNAQEVKKNVIEVTGVAEMEVEPDEIIFNIGIKADNKNQLADSEKLLFETLKNNGVKNEDIKFKSMYQNLYSKTTKFTKSFQFKVNAKTNVSKLFEELNQKWVSNLNIAEIKNTKIADFRKTVKINALKAAKEKADYLLESIGKKVGTPVEIIEIEDYMSDSILPVAYKSMRANVQMEAVDQNADYSFDNIENIKLKYSIKTKYEIL; this is encoded by the coding sequence ATGAAACTTAGACACCTTTTATTAGTAGGGATTTTTGCAGCAGGAAGTTTGATGAATGCGCAGGAAGTAAAGAAAAATGTAATTGAAGTAACTGGCGTTGCCGAAATGGAAGTAGAACCGGATGAAATCATCTTTAACATCGGTATAAAAGCCGACAACAAAAATCAATTGGCAGACAGCGAAAAACTTTTATTTGAAACACTGAAAAACAACGGTGTAAAAAACGAAGACATCAAATTTAAATCAATGTACCAGAATTTGTATTCGAAAACCACAAAGTTTACCAAGAGTTTTCAGTTTAAAGTCAATGCAAAAACCAATGTGAGTAAGCTTTTTGAAGAATTAAACCAGAAATGGGTAAGCAATCTGAATATTGCCGAAATCAAAAACACAAAGATTGCAGATTTTAGAAAAACGGTTAAAATTAATGCGTTGAAAGCAGCAAAAGAAAAAGCAGATTATCTGCTGGAAAGTATCGGAAAAAAAGTGGGAACACCTGTTGAAATCATCGAAATTGAAGATTATATGAGTGATTCTATTCTTCCTGTTGCTTACAAAAGTATGAGAGCCAATGTACAAATGGAAGCAGTTGATCAAAATGCAGATTATTCTTTCGATAATATTGAAAATATTAAGCTGAAATACAGTATCAAAACAAAATACGAGATTCTTTAG
- a CDS encoding vWA domain-containing protein gives MNTLKFLTVTASVFAFLSAGKISDNRCSSKANDRKIVESTISTQPKIEVSKENKIQVALLLDTSNSMDGLIDQAKSRLWNIVNTLTTLKYNGKAPQVEIALYEYGNDGLQDENYIRQVTPLTQDLDLVSEKLFALRTNGGNEYCGAVIRDAANNLSWDGNEKSMKLIYIAGNEPFDQGKISYKDVISKAKAKNIYTNTIFCGSRNEGIQSHWQNGASLGEGKYFNIDSDQKVIYIETPYDVKISQYNSKLNDTYISYGSRGSEMKNKQTAQDSNAEMQSASNAVERAVSKSKKNAYKNDHWDLVDKVEKDKAYISSIKENELPSELKGKSKDEITKIVAQKSADRDKIQKEIEILAKKRQEFIDIETKKRGSSEGDDLGKAIEKSIVEIAKKNGYGF, from the coding sequence ATGAACACATTAAAATTTTTAACAGTAACAGCAAGTGTCTTTGCTTTTTTGAGTGCAGGTAAAATTTCAGATAATCGTTGCAGCAGCAAAGCCAACGATAGAAAAATTGTAGAAAGTACAATCTCAACACAGCCAAAAATTGAGGTTTCTAAAGAAAATAAAATTCAGGTAGCTTTACTTCTAGATACTTCCAACAGTATGGATGGGCTTATTGACCAAGCAAAATCAAGACTTTGGAATATCGTGAATACTTTAACGACTTTAAAATATAACGGAAAAGCTCCGCAAGTAGAAATTGCCCTTTATGAATACGGAAATGATGGTTTACAGGATGAAAATTACATCCGACAAGTCACTCCGTTAACGCAAGATTTAGATTTGGTTTCAGAAAAACTTTTTGCTTTAAGAACCAACGGAGGGAATGAATATTGTGGAGCCGTAATTCGTGATGCAGCAAACAATCTGAGTTGGGATGGTAACGAAAAAAGTATGAAACTGATTTACATCGCCGGAAATGAACCTTTTGACCAGGGAAAAATAAGTTATAAAGATGTTATTTCTAAAGCTAAAGCCAAAAATATTTATACCAATACGATTTTTTGTGGAAGCCGTAATGAAGGAATTCAGTCACATTGGCAAAATGGAGCGAGTTTAGGGGAAGGAAAATATTTTAATATCGACAGCGACCAGAAAGTGATTTATATTGAAACGCCTTATGATGTGAAAATTTCACAATATAATTCTAAATTAAACGACACTTATATTTCTTACGGAAGTCGAGGTTCTGAAATGAAAAACAAACAGACTGCTCAAGATTCAAATGCTGAAATGCAATCTGCTTCGAATGCGGTTGAAAGAGCCGTAAGCAAATCAAAGAAAAACGCTTACAAAAATGACCATTGGGATTTGGTAGATAAAGTTGAAAAAGACAAAGCTTATATTTCGTCAATAAAAGAAAATGAACTTCCTTCTGAGCTGAAAGGAAAAAGTAAAGATGAAATTACAAAAATTGTCGCTCAAAAATCGGCAGACCGTGACAAGATTCAGAAAGAAATTGAAATTCTTGCGAAAAAAAGACAGGAGTTTATTGATATCGAAACTAAAAAACGAGGAAGTTCTGAAGGTGACGACTTGGGAAAAGCGATTGAAAAATCGATTGTGGAGATTGCGAAAAAAAACGGATACGGTTTTTAG
- a CDS encoding NAD(P)/FAD-dependent oxidoreductase, whose product MDLKSNEPFWLLKNGLLSSYPSLKSDEEYDVLIIGGGITGSLIAHQMIKDGYQTILIDKREICNGSTSATTSMLQYEIDTPLYELIEMIGEKGAVESYKACSKSIDDLEKLTKEIKARSGFKRKQSLYFASKKKDAVWLEKEYEARRKAGFDVTWLGIEDIEEKFGFQNTYGGILSKQGASIDAFKFAHELLRFNINKGLKVYDKTEMKSVKYLRDHNLALTTDGFNIKTKKIIYCVGYESSTMIKEYFVDLKSTFAIVSEIDTQKFKNIEHTLVWNTDDPYIYMRTTDDERLLIGGGDEDFSNPEKRDSLLNKKEKEILKNLKRIKPDYHFYTDFVWAGTFGETKDGLPYIGTHDNFKNSYFVLGFGGNGITFSVTGMEMASAFMKNENHQLSEYFKFGR is encoded by the coding sequence ATGGACTTGAAATCTAACGAACCTTTCTGGCTTTTAAAAAATGGTTTATTATCTTCCTATCCTTCCCTGAAATCTGATGAAGAATACGATGTTCTTATTATCGGTGGCGGAATTACCGGAAGTCTTATTGCCCATCAAATGATAAAAGACGGATACCAAACTATTTTAATTGATAAACGCGAAATCTGTAATGGAAGTACCTCAGCAACAACCTCAATGTTGCAGTATGAAATTGATACTCCGCTGTATGAATTAATTGAAATGATTGGTGAAAAAGGTGCGGTAGAAAGTTACAAAGCCTGCTCAAAATCTATAGACGATTTAGAAAAACTAACGAAAGAAATAAAAGCCCGTTCTGGTTTTAAAAGAAAGCAATCCTTATATTTTGCTTCTAAAAAGAAAGATGCAGTTTGGCTTGAAAAAGAATATGAAGCCCGAAGAAAAGCAGGATTTGACGTGACATGGCTTGGAATTGAAGATATTGAAGAAAAATTTGGTTTTCAGAATACCTATGGTGGAATTTTATCTAAACAAGGCGCAAGTATCGATGCTTTTAAGTTTGCTCACGAATTGCTAAGATTTAATATCAATAAAGGTTTAAAAGTGTATGATAAAACCGAAATGAAGTCGGTAAAATATTTACGAGACCACAATTTAGCATTAACGACTGATGGTTTTAACATTAAAACTAAAAAAATCATTTATTGCGTGGGTTACGAAAGTTCAACAATGATTAAAGAATATTTTGTAGACCTTAAAAGCACATTTGCTATAGTTTCTGAAATTGATACTCAGAAATTTAAAAATATTGAACATACACTCGTCTGGAATACTGATGACCCTTACATTTACATGAGAACAACCGATGATGAAAGGCTCTTAATCGGCGGTGGCGATGAAGATTTTTCTAATCCTGAAAAGCGCGATTCTCTATTAAATAAAAAAGAAAAAGAAATTCTGAAAAATCTAAAAAGAATAAAACCCGACTATCATTTTTATACCGATTTTGTATGGGCGGGAACCTTCGGAGAAACCAAAGACGGACTTCCTTACATTGGAACTCATGATAATTTTAAAAACTCGTATTTCGTTTTAGGTTTTGGCGGAAACGGAATTACTTTCTCTGTCACCGGAATGGAAATGGCTTCGGCTTTTATGAAAAATGAAAATCATCAGCTTTCTGAATATTTTAAGTTTGGAAGATGA
- a CDS encoding SpoIIAA family protein, which yields MITIINDAPENVAAFNATGDVTKEDFENLVIPYVKSKIEKFDELNYLLYLDTDLSNFTMGAWLQDALLGIKDITKWNRAAIVTDNEGVQNFTDIFSVLMPGEFKSFPKENLYNALYWCQNGNEVQS from the coding sequence ATGATAACAATAATTAATGATGCTCCTGAAAACGTAGCTGCTTTTAATGCCACAGGCGATGTGACCAAAGAAGATTTTGAAAATCTTGTTATTCCTTATGTAAAGAGTAAAATAGAAAAATTTGATGAATTAAATTACCTTCTATACTTAGATACAGATTTAAGTAACTTTACCATGGGAGCCTGGCTTCAGGATGCACTTTTAGGTATAAAAGATATTACCAAATGGAATAGAGCAGCCATTGTCACCGATAATGAAGGAGTACAGAATTTTACAGATATTTTCAGTGTTTTAATGCCCGGAGAATTTAAATCTTTTCCAAAAGAAAATCTTTATAACGCCTTATATTGGTGTCAAAATGGGAATGAAGTTCAAAGTTAG
- a CDS encoding amidohydrolase family protein → MKKKFSIVLLLCFIITNFYSQTYICNVTIVDVINQKLIPNQTVVFMKDKISEIKPSKKIKIPSNSKIINGEGKFLLPGMTDSHVHFFQSGGLYTRPDAVDLRSQVSYEKEISWVHQNMEDFLNRYLKLGITSVIDVGATYNFLSQKNSLQKTNLPTVYMTGPLLTTYEPEVFKNRGKDEPFKLVLTAEDAKKMVQEQLPYKPDFIKIWYIVSGDKKDLEANARKYEAVVKSAIDEAHKNNLKVAIHATERITAQIAVENGADFLVHNIEDEIVPDSFVKLLKSKNVILNPTLTVAGNYYKTYGQKNNYNTFELNNSNPEAIGSIEDMKHLSATSDSAIVKILKTRFNLPQMDVYIAKKDSIQTINLKKLSDGGVTIAAGTDAGNIGTQHATSFISELNAMKKSGMSNWQVLQSATINPAKIFNKENTLGSISTGKVADLVLLNSNPVENLENLTKVSLVFKNGETINVEKTIKETPEMLVQKQVNGYNARNIDAFLEPYSEDAELYTFPNKLISKGKDAMRTSYTEMFKRLPELHCEIKNRIVNDNFVIDQESVSGMRKDKKVEATAIYEIKDGKIIKVYFLP, encoded by the coding sequence ATGAAAAAGAAATTTTCGATCGTCTTACTACTGTGTTTTATAATCACCAACTTTTATTCACAAACTTATATTTGTAACGTTACCATTGTAGATGTTATCAACCAAAAGCTCATCCCAAATCAAACCGTGGTTTTTATGAAGGATAAGATTTCAGAAATTAAGCCTTCAAAGAAAATAAAAATTCCAAGTAATAGTAAAATCATCAACGGTGAAGGGAAATTTCTACTTCCGGGAATGACAGATTCTCATGTGCATTTTTTCCAAAGCGGAGGTTTGTATACAAGACCAGATGCAGTAGATTTAAGAAGTCAAGTATCATATGAAAAGGAAATTTCATGGGTTCATCAAAATATGGAAGATTTTTTAAATCGTTATTTAAAGCTGGGAATCACTTCTGTAATTGATGTGGGTGCAACCTATAACTTTTTATCTCAAAAAAACTCGCTTCAAAAAACAAACTTACCTACTGTTTATATGACAGGACCTTTATTGACAACTTACGAACCTGAAGTTTTTAAAAATCGTGGAAAAGATGAGCCTTTCAAATTGGTTTTAACTGCAGAAGATGCCAAGAAAATGGTTCAAGAACAACTTCCATACAAACCTGATTTTATAAAAATATGGTACATCGTAAGTGGAGATAAAAAAGATTTAGAAGCTAATGCCAGAAAATATGAAGCTGTTGTAAAGAGTGCTATTGATGAAGCTCATAAAAATAATCTGAAAGTCGCAATACATGCTACAGAAAGAATCACAGCACAAATCGCGGTAGAAAACGGCGCCGATTTTCTTGTACATAATATCGAAGATGAAATCGTTCCGGATAGTTTTGTGAAATTATTAAAATCAAAAAATGTAATTTTAAATCCTACTTTGACCGTTGCAGGCAACTATTACAAAACTTACGGGCAAAAAAATAATTACAACACGTTTGAACTCAATAATTCTAATCCTGAAGCTATTGGTTCTATTGAAGACATGAAACATTTGTCAGCTACTTCTGATTCTGCAATTGTAAAAATATTAAAAACAAGATTTAATCTGCCACAAATGGATGTTTATATTGCAAAAAAAGATTCAATTCAAACCATAAATCTGAAAAAATTATCAGATGGAGGTGTAACTATCGCTGCCGGAACAGATGCCGGAAATATAGGAACCCAACATGCAACCTCTTTTATTTCAGAACTGAATGCGATGAAAAAAAGTGGGATGAGCAATTGGCAGGTTTTGCAGTCTGCAACGATTAATCCTGCAAAAATTTTCAATAAAGAAAACACCTTGGGAAGTATTTCTACAGGTAAAGTTGCCGATTTGGTGCTATTGAATTCAAACCCAGTAGAAAATCTTGAGAATCTTACCAAAGTAAGTCTGGTTTTCAAGAACGGAGAAACTATAAATGTTGAAAAAACAATCAAAGAAACACCGGAAATGTTGGTTCAGAAACAGGTAAACGGATATAATGCAAGAAATATTGATGCTTTCTTGGAGCCTTATTCGGAAGATGCAGAATTGTATACGTTCCCAAACAAACTTATCAGCAAAGGTAAAGATGCAATGAGAACAAGCTACACCGAAATGTTTAAAAGACTGCCTGAACTCCACTGTGAAATTAAAAACAGAATTGTAAATGATAATTTCGTAATCGATCAGGAAAGTGTCTCAGGAATGAGAAAAGACAAAAAAGTAGAAGCGACAGCAATCTATGAAATTAAAGATGGTAAAATTATAAAAGTTTATTTTTTACCTTAA